From the Huiozyma naganishii CBS 8797 chromosome 2, complete genome genome, one window contains:
- the SAE3 gene encoding Sae3p (similar to Saccharomyces cerevisiae SAE3 (YHR079C-A); ancestral locus Anc_5.369) — MEDTVLTSKKAYLEECREKYLARKAQFEELRSNSNLYHDECQHIDVQKSHIEQLKEYNELRDIGLRLLQLVADDKKCKIQDVVEEMGYELKD, encoded by the exons ATGGAAGATACTGTGCTCACGTCCAAAAAGGCTTATTTGGAAGAGTGTAGGGAAAAGTATTTAGCGCGTAAGGCGCAATTTGAAGAGTTAAGGTCAAATTCAAACTT ATATCACGATGAATGCCAACATATTGACGTTCAAAAATCACACATCGAACAACTAAAGGAGTATAACGAACTACGCGATATTGGCTTACGTTTACTCCAACTAGTTGCCGACGATAAAAAATGTAAAATTCAAGATGTAGTCGAGGAAATGGGGTATGAGCTAAAGGATTGA
- the KNAG0B04510 gene encoding uncharacterized protein (similar to Saccharomyces cerevisiae YHR078W; ancestral locus Anc_5.365), whose protein sequence is MEELILLLILTLSAIAVYDWTFNVLWFKVDVLFEYVTVSPNKHLRSLNSKWDKPQNVSNSNSFMQNFYAEYSVSSKTMSTLMRMLFSAAMVCYTVTIEIVLWQIKTVDMDQQAGPIIRFIWPSMAWSLSIILLLIQPFFIIISLLNKFFKDSFDIDRLVIATTALLATFIIILTLLDIGPFVYSRNILTRLSVGGVALMGVLSGIACVSTVYYTFLFFWDKYIEQSRSGLALNRSSNSFQKDKFLIWASRTILKQKAEDYENRIQSMVNALDKKEQGSPPENRTKCLEMIGRYQLNLSKIQTALKRPQFIINARRIIEGGFFIYCFYKMAFTLLVRIPKIIKHFVKFPGDYEYEYFQNRSDPLAVTIANILDILLFHFNYQHDLDSLTNQISLFLSASLFMCSLSAVNTTIMFISGLLPVKFQLVAMFGLDDNENELPSFHNEKTKKKPSMIKNLLVSELTGIYVVATILMIRSNLPFDVSVKLKTLLGEKFTVPNLAIDCWFDEIFIVSCMLTISFIKLAERTLFIPKRNNSEYT, encoded by the coding sequence ATGGAGGAATTGATTTTGTTACTAATACTAACACTTTCTGCAATTGCTGTTTACGACTGGACATTCAATGTGCTGTGGTTTAAAGTGGACgttctctttgaatatgTGACGGTCTCTCCAAATAAGCATTTGAGATCCTTGAATTCGAAATGGGATAAACCGCAAAACGTTTCCAACAGCAATTCGTTtatgcaaaacttttatGCGGAGTACTCGGTGTCATCGAAGACGATGTCAACGTTGATGAGAATGCTATTCTCAGCCGCAATGGTTTGTTATACAGTAACCATCGAAATTGTTTTATGGCAGATAAAGACTGTAGATATGGATCAACAAGCTGGTCCCATTATCAGATTTATATGGCCTTCCATGGCGTGGTCGTTATCCATAATATTACTTTTGATCCAACCTTTTTTCATTATCATATCACTGCTtaacaagttcttcaaagactcGTTCGACATTGACAGATTGGTTATCGCCACCACTGCGCTACTGGCAACATTTATTATAATTTTGACACTACTGGATATCGGGCCATTCGTGTACTCTCGAAATATTCTAACAAGATTATCCGTTGGAGGTGTTGCTTTAATGGGAGTATTGTCTGGTATTGCATGTGTGTCTACAGTTTACTacacttttcttttcttctgggATAAATATATTGAACAATCTCGATCAGGTTTGGCCCTTAATAGATCAAGCAATAGTTTCCAGAAAGATAAATTTTTGATATGGGCGTCTAGGACTATTCTGAAACAAAAAGCAGAAGATTACGAAAATCGAATACAAAGCATGGTAAACGCTTTAGATAAAAAGGAGCAAGGGTCACCTCCAGAAAATAGGACGAAATGTTTGGAAATGATTGGGCGCTACCAACTAAATTTGAGTAAGATTCAAactgctttgaagagaccCCAATTTATCATAAACGCACGGAGGATAATTGAGGGTGGGTTTTTTATCTACTGTTTCTATAAGATGGCATTTACGCTACTTGTAAGAATACCCAAAATCATCAAGCATTTTGTAAAGTTTCCAGGTGACTACGAGTATGAATATTTCCAAAATCGCTCTGATCCTTTGGCTGTGACAATTGCGAATATATTGGatatattattattccACTTTAATTATCAGCACGACCTAGACTCACTAACAAATCAAATATCATTGTTTTTATCAGCTTCGCTCTTCATGTGTTCGCTTTCGGCCGTCAATACTACAATCATGTTTATCTCAGGACTTTTACCAGTGAAATTTCAATTAGTGGCGATGTTTGGTCTCGACGATAACGAAAATGAACTTCCCTCTTTCCACAACgagaaaacaaaaaagaaaccatCAATGATCAAAAATTTACTGGTATCGGAGCTTACAGGTATCTATGTGGTGGCAACAATCTTGATGATAAGATCAAATTTACCTTTCGATGTTTCAGTCAAATTGAAGACTTTGCTAGGGGAAAAATTTACCGTGCCAAATCTAGCAATCGACTGCTGGTTTGATGAGATATTTATAGTATCATGCATGCTGACCATCTCCTTTATCAAGTTGGCAGAACGTACGCTCTTTATTCCAAAACGGAATAACAGTGAGTATACCTGA
- the LAM4 gene encoding Lam4p (similar to Saccharomyces cerevisiae YSP2 (YDR326C) and YHR080C; ancestral locus Anc_5.370), whose product MKNGHKNSNNPLLSAFGLGKKKSKHEHANVQSAKRPNSPKETGQHGANYAHNDRSAKKPRWEPLNSTLKPGIFRDVPELTHHEVSHPGDRDATSGDYINFSVSPQGFFNIPIILGGDNASRTNSNLIDNGSTGSTLKRSSSVPALQDEFDLEFENSDKFAERPRDNTILGALFPDIDQSAGRFLKSVDNIINPNTPPRDGSRKSVHDEGSTVVDENIRTPEGNADKIQTPSKKTRMHEVKAEEMKSRPPTPQIEPVALPRSDSDRGPSSDTRKSLEVRSRKSDSERMLSSPRKSLPSRDRSNSATNSSGGGRPRSNSKTFLGRRSFSPSSISKIIPIPAVTHNTSRRNSLSVSSSKGENFTGVTKTRMAKDRDENKGIKLKNVVFASKRKNHEFHSLFKNAAPEERLIQEHSCAYSKDILVQGRMYLSDMSVHFYSNILGWVTTVSIAFKDITSMEKKSTAGLIPNAIGIETLQAKYIFASFISRDTTFDFISDIWSQYTVGSRTNGMSDSESDSEFDSDGSAIDSDVESADTDVTSTDAKQTSGGTEVMGPTEHAPTTAEYSPQDNERKIYEGVVNAPMGVVANIMFGDDTNPLLEILKTQKNYDFTPIPKLMETKSRNYTYTKPLSGAIGPSKTKCIIEETIDNFDLEKYVQVTQMTKNPDVPSGNSFQVKTTYLLSWDANNSTKLVAYVGVVWSGKSWIKGAIEKGSFDGVTDTTKTMVSEINKMVAKKPKKARKAKETEEEEEEESTLPKLEPYSHAPTTAKVTKEKNDTVIEENVNIPAPMTTVYQLMFGDDTSYLKNIVEKQNNFNLSEIPKFQDNKREYNYIKKLNNSIGPKQTKCFITEEIKHQDFEDYVEILQVSKTPDVPSGNSFEVHSKIYISWGEKNTSVLTVLTNIAWSGKSFLKGAIEKGSIDGQKGSTKVLIEQLGKIISSAGTKKSKRKSKHKKGSSTNQEEEEEEEEAGQQVDEQEGAVSGGIFDTISSLFGPITENLDITSTKTLIPLVISVFLILLWMLGVFSSRGVKYNMTITRPGRIVIDGNEFAYAPTMRTLYDAYAENIKITRKSCTNPSNIVTETESTLWDWINDRGDAQLHSIDEFIYPDVDDTVWKHVKETPKINDHNLQELAETIKVAERQLQQMQKNLAELQVLKYNQTHKGR is encoded by the coding sequence ATGAAGAACGGGCACAAAAATTCAAACAATCCACTTCTCAGTGCGTTCGGACTGGgtaaaaagaaatcaaaacaCGAGCATGCCAACGTGCAGTCTGCCAAGAGGCCCAATTCGCCAAAAGAGACAGGCCAGCACGGTGCAAATTATGCCCATAATGACAGGTCGGCCAAAAAACCTAGATGGGAACCGTTGAATTCTACTCTGAAGCCAGGTATATTCCGGGATGTTCCAGAATTGACTCACCATGAAGTGTCCCACCCTGGCGATAGAGATGCCACGAGCGGCGACTACATCAATTTCTCTGTTAGTCCACAAGGGTTTTTCAACATTCCTATCATTTTAGGTGGGGATAATGCGAGCAGGACAAATTCAAATCTGATTGATAACGGTAGCACTGGAAGCACTTTGAAACGGAGTTCGTCCGTGCCGGCACTGCAAGACGAATTCGACCTAGAATTCGAAAATAGTGATAAGTTCGCAGAGAGACCCAGAGATAACACTATCCTGGGTGCCTTATTCCCTGACATTGACCAAAGTGCGGGGAGATTCCTGAAGTCTGTCgacaacatcatcaacccGAACACGCCACCTAGGGACGGCTCTAGGAAGAGTGTTCATGACGAGGGAAGCACCGTTGTCGACGAAAATATCAGGACACCGGAAGGCAATGCTGATAAGATACAGACACCAAGCAAAAAGACAAGAATGCACGAGGTTAAGGCGGAAGAAATGAAGTCGCGGCCACCAACTCCTCAAATAGAACCTGTTGCCCTCCCACGTAGTGACAGTGATAGAGGTCCATCGTCTGACACAAGGAAGTCTCTAGAGGTCCGCAGCCGCAAGAGCGACAGCGAAAGAATGCTGAGCTCACCCAGGAAGAGCTTACCCTCGCGCGATAGAAGTAACTCGGCAACAAACTCATCCGGGGGTGGCAGACCTAGGAGCAACTCAAAAACGTTCCTCGGTAGGAGATCGTTTTCGCCATCTTCAATAAGCAAAATTATACCAATCCCAGCGGTTACACACAATACCTCAAGGAGGAACTCCCTCTCTgtttcatcttcaaaaggTGAAAACTTCACTGGTGTAACGAAAACACGTATGGCGAAGGATAGGGACGAGAATAAAGGtatcaaattgaagaacGTCGTTTTTGCCagcaaaaggaaaaaccACGAATTCCATtcactgttcaaaaatgcTGCACCTGAAGAGAGGCTCATTCAAGAGCACAGTTGTGCGTATTCAAAAGATATTCTAGTGCAAGGTAGAATGTATCTCAGTGACATGAGTGTTCATTTCTATTCTAATATTTTAGGGTGGGTGACTACTGTCAGTATTgccttcaaagatatcaCTTCCATGGAAAAGAAGTCCACAGCTGGTTTGATTCCGAACGCTATTGGTATTGAAACATTGCAAGCAAAATACATATTCGCATCGTTTATCAGCAGGGATACGACTTTCGACTTCATATCTGATATCTGGAGTCAATACACTGTAGGCAGCAGAACAAATGGCATGAGTGACTCAGAGTCGGACAGCGAGTTTGACTCCGATGGATCAGCTATCGACTCCGATGTTGAATCTGCAGACACTGATGTAACTTCCACAGACGCCAAACAAACCTCAGGAGGTACTGAGGTTATGGGTCCAACGGAACATGCCCCAACTACCGCAGAATATTCGCCACAGGATAACGAACGGAAGATATACGAAGGTGTCGTCAATGCCCCCATGGGCGTTGTGGCAAATATCATGTTTGGTGATGATACGAATCCGCTGCTTGAAATACTGAAAACACAAAAGAACTACGACTTCACCCCCATCCCAAAGCTTATGGAAACTAAATCTCGTAACTACACATACACAAAACCTTTGTCAGGTGCTATTGGTCCAAGTAAAACGAAGTGCATTATCGAAGAGACCATTGATAACTTTGACTTAGAAAAGTATGTGCAGGTGACACAAATGACGAAAAACCCAGATGTTCCATCTGGTAATTCTTTCCAAGTGAAAACAACGTACTTGCTATCATGGGACGCTAATAATTCCACGAAGCTGGTAGCGTACGTTGGTGTTGTTTGGTCAGGTAAGAGTTGGATAAAAGGTGCCATCGAGAAGGGTTCATTTGATGGTGTTACTGACACGACGAAAACTATGGTTAGCGAGATCAACAAAATGGTtgcaaagaaaccaaagaaagcGCGTAAAGCTAAggaaacagaggaagaggaagaggaagagtCAACATTACCAAAACTGGAACCATATAGTCATGCTCCTACAACTGCCAAAGTtacaaaggaaaagaatGACACTGTCATAGAGGAAAATGTTAATATTCCAGCTCCAATGACCACAGTTTACCAATTGATGTTTGGGGATGATACCTCCTATCTAAAAAACATCGTggagaaacaaaacaatttCAACTTATCCGAAATTCCAAAATTCCAAGATAACAAGAGAGAGTACAACTACATCAAAAAACTTAATAATTCAATTGGCCCCAAACAGACCAAGTGTTTTATCACTGAGGAAATTAAGCATCAGGACTTTGAGGACTATGTTGAGATTTTACAAGTCTCGAAAACACCGGATGTTCCTTCTGGGAATAGCTTCGAAGTCCATAGCAAAATATATATCTCGTGGGGTGAAAAAAACACTTCTGTGCTGACAGTTCTTACGAATATTGCGTGGAGTGGGAAGTCATTCTTGAAAGGGGCCATTGAAAAGGGGTCCATTGATGGCCAGAAGGGATCAACTAAAGTTTTGATTGAACAGTTGGGTAAAATCATATCGTCTGCTGGCAcaaagaaatcaaagagaaagtCCAAGCATAAGAAGGGCAGTTCGACTAatcaagaagaggaagaagaggaagaagaagcgggTCAACAGGTCGATGAGCAAGAAGGAGCTGTTTCAGGAGGTATCTTTGACACCATATCCTCTTTGTTTGGCCCTATCACTGAAAATTTGGACATTACCTCCACGAAAACATTAATCCCCTTGGTGATTTCTGTTTTCTTAATTTTGCTCTGGATGCTAGGCGTTTTCAGTTCTCGTGGTGTCAAATATAACATGACAATTACAAGACCTGGTAGGATTGTAATTGATGGTAATGAATTTGCCTATGCTCCGACGATGAGGACCTTATACGATGCGTACGCAGAGAATATCAAGATCACGAGAAAGAGCTGTACCAACCCCTCCAACATTGtcacagaaacagaaagtACCTTATGGGATTGGATTAATGACCGTGGTGATGCTCAACTACATTCGATTGATGAGTTCATATATCCCGACGTTGATGATACAGTTTGGAAGCACGTAAAGGAAACCCCCAAAATTAATGATCATAATTTGCAAGAGCTGGCGGAGACTATCAAGGTTGCAGAAAGACAGTTACAGCAGATGCAGAAAAATCTTGCTGAATTGCAAGTTCTAAAATACAACCAAACACACAAAGGTCGCTAA
- the IRE1 gene encoding bifunctional endoribonuclease/protein kinase IRE1 (similar to Saccharomyces cerevisiae IRE1 (YHR079C); ancestral locus Anc_5.368), whose translation MRVLLKVIFFLGLLQFAPDGLQHFCVGSKVIENNKYRKHSNNASAKQYTVESISNIKELGSTLNEKSTQRISPLATGKQYPVDLHRRKGSSPALPASYLIGRSIADLNLSPILIVCDIEGGLHAINRDDGQIIWSIDSSEFQPLIQIEQPPSIETKETLLLEPSGDGTLYFFHAHQGLQKIPGSINQLIATSPVHMRAELVVDDLGTTIEDEKIYTGSRTSMMYVIDMSNGALLSSFGNGSRKHKRGATSDSEEDSCMNELTKTLMIGKSIYKLQINSQNGSIYNVTYCTWQPNSLDVHLSRENVVSKDGLFVAPFRDKSLLGVDGNFKIAKWVSPEFPGIIVSVFDLFVDKHSNETVLVSHPFHNLEEADSEQEKIYLEQTKSKTWAAFSSKHFPSLVKAAPISKYVSSSRWRTQSIFSDESLFRTAITGVHVVDSAPIQSIPYNRIPEASHRPALMLDPVPYQPISLEHGHNAPLDQKNNALRESIQMAQTEAFPRSAKISALYAIGSFFYRIIESGLILVFSLVVLLTLQKYEIIPPMHIMMEKVGLAPRQDVAPPVFKEHISTNTNVEKGSDSENKVSDLQMHPIPSNEVKKAVIFEEPEQNLKMFSLDNDSNATLRDNGEQFTEKKKRKRGSRGGKKSKTKSHSIDGVDTDDSIKSLVVSDKILGYGSSGTVVFEGSFQNRRVAVKRMLLDFCDLADREIRLLTESDDHPNVIRYYCSEMTEKFLYIALELCDANLEDLVATKLPSSKIMKFRKNLDLVDLLCQIGSGIAHLHSLKIIHRDIKPQNILVSENRIASIATSSTKENLRILISDFGLCKKLDNDQSSFRTNMQNPAGTTGWRAPELLDGSSFSILENMDTSKHGESTTDTSIVSTDSFYDPFTKQRLTRAVDIFSMGCVFFYVLTNGQHPFGSKYMREGNIIKGEYDLSPLRTTIKEKWVVEEATNLISRLIARDPKQRPTAMTVLKHPLFWPIQKKLAFLLKFSDRFELKNKESPNELLGKLDTLSKTVIPKADWSLKFDKLFMDNLGKYRKYHFDRVLDLLRAFRNKYHHYMDMPEELADIMGTIPDGFYHFFIVRFPNLLMETYLFVEKNMADDQAMVEFF comes from the coding sequence ATGAGGGTGTTGTTAAAGGtgattttctttttgggCTTGCTGCAGTTTGCTCCCGACGGACTGCAACATTTCTGTGTTGGCTCGAAGGTGattgaaaacaacaaatatcGAAAACATTCGAATAATGCTTCAGCTAAACAATATACAGTGGAGAGTATTTCCAATATAAAAGAACTGGGGTCCACTCTCAATGAGAAGAGCACCCAGAGGATTTCGCCATTGGCTACAGGAAAGCAGTACCCAGTCGATTTACATAGAAGAAAGGGATCCTCGCCAGCTCTTCCGGCCTCGTATTTGATTGGTAGATCGATAGCTGATCTTAACCTCTCACCCATTTTGATAGTATGCGATATTGAAGGTGGCTTACATGCAATTAATAGAGATGATGGTCAAATTATATGGTCAATAGATTCATCAGAATTTCAACCCCTCATACAAATTGAACAACCTCCCAGTATAGAAACCAAGGAGACTCTTCTGTTGGAACCGTCTGGCGATGGTActttatatttttttcatgCACACCAAGGATTACAGAAAATTCCAGGTTCAATAAACCAGTTGATAGCAACCTCCCCGGTACATATGAGGGCAGaacttgttgttgatgatctAGGTACCACTATAGAAGATGAGAAGATTTATACTGGGTCACGAACCAGCATGATGTATGTCATTGATATGTCTAATGGTGCGTTGCTGTCGTCGTTCGGCAATGGATCTAGAAAACACAAACGGGGTGCGACATCCGATTCTGAAGAAGACTCTTGTATGAACGAACTCACAAAGACACTTATGATTGGCAAGTCCATTTATAAGCTCCAAATTAACTCGCAGAATGGCTCCATTTATAATGTGACCTACTGTACCTGGCAACCAAACTCCTTGGATGTACATTTGTCTCGTGAAAATGTAGTGTCTAAAGATGGTCTGTTTGTTGCGCCTTTTAGGGACAAATCTTTATTGGGCGTTGATGGAAATTTTAAGATTGCTAAATGGGTTTCACCTGAATTTCCTGGAATAATTGTTAGTGTTTTTGACCTATTTGTCGATAAACACTCAAATGAAACCGTTCTTGTTTCTCATCCATTCCATAATTTGGAGGAAGCAGActctgaacaagaaaagatttACTTGGAGCAAACGAAATCTAAAACGTGGGCTGCCTTCTCCAGTAAACATTTTCCATCGTTGGTTAAAGCTGCACCCATTTCTAAATATGTCTCGAGTTCTAGGTGGAGGACTCAATCTATTTTTTCAGACGAAAGTTTATTTCGGACTGCAATCACGGGGGTGCATGTAGTGGATTCGGCACCCATTCAATCAATTCCATACAATAGGATACCAGAAGCATCACATAGACCAGCCTTGATGCTTGACCCAGTACCGTATCAACCAATTTCTCTAGAACACGGACACAATGCACCGCTGGACCAGAAAAATAACGCACTTCGTGAATCAATTCAGATGGCCCAGACTGAAGCATTTCCGAGGTCTGCCAAGATATCAGCACTCTATGCCATCGGAAGCTTCTTTTACAGAATAATAGAAAGTGGACTGATACTGGTGTTTTCACTCGTTGTTTTGCTAACGCTACAAAAGTATGAGATCATTCCGCCAATGCACATAATGATGGAGAAAGTGGGATTGGCACCTCGTCAAGATGTAGCTCCTCctgttttcaaagaacatATCTCAACCAATACCAATGTAGAAAAGGGTAGTGATTCCGAAAACAAGGTTTCAGACTTACAAATGCATCCCATCCCCAGTAATGAAGTGAAGAAAGCCGTTATATTCGAGGAACCAGAACAAAACCTCAAGATGTTTTCATTAGATAATGACTCTAACGCAACCCTGAGAGATAATGGGGAACAATTTacggaaaagaaaaaaagaaagagggGTTCAAGAGGTGGTAAGAAAAGCAAAACTAAATCTCATAGTATTGATGGTGTGGATACTGATGACTCAATCAAAAGCCTTGTTGTTTCAGACAAGATACTGGGTTACGGATCGTCTGGTACGgtagtttttgaaggaagCTTTCAGAACAGACGTGTTGCGGTGAAACGTATGTTACTAGATTTTTGCGATCTGGCAGATCGCGAAATCAGGCTCCTAACAGAAAGTGATGATCATCCCAATGTCATCCGATATTACTGTTCTGAAATGAccgaaaaatttttgtaCATTGCATTAGAGTTGTGTGACGCTAATCTAGAAGATCTGGTTGCCACTAAACTTCCCAGCAGTAAAATAATGAAATTTAGGAAAAATCTGGATTTGGTCGACTTACTGTGTCAGATTGGTTCTGGAATTGCCCATCTGCATTCACTAAAAATTATTCATCGGGATATCAAGCCCCAAAACATATTGGTTTCCGAAAACAGGATTGCTTCGATTGCAACATCATCGACCAAGGAGAACTTGAGGATTCTTATTTCCGATTTTGGTCTCTGCAAAAAGTTGGATAATGATCAATCGTCTTTCAGAACTAACATGCAAAACCCCGCAGGCACAACTGGGTGGAGAGCCCCAGAATTGCTGGATGGTTCTTCATTCAGCATCCTCGAAAATATGGACACATCGAAACATGGTGAAAGTACTACAGATACCTCTATAGTATCCACGGATTCTTTTTATGATCCTTTTACAAAGCAAAGACTTACTAGGGCAGTTGATATATTTTCTATGGGTTGCGTGTTTTTTTATGTGTTGACTAATGGGCAACATCCGTTCGGCAGTAAATACATGAGGGAAGGTAACATTATTAAAGGGGAGTATGATTTGAGTCCGTTACGCACGAcaatcaaagaaaaatgggTGGTAGAGGAGGCCACCAATCTGATATCCAGGCTAATAGCACGGGACCCAAAACAGAGGCCCACGGCAATGACAGTGTTAAAGCATCCGTTATTTTGGCCGATTCAAAAGAAACTcgcttttcttttaaaatTTAGTGATAGATTTGAgttaaaaaataaagagtCACCAAATGAACTTTTAGGAAAGCTAGATACATTATCCAAAACTGTTATTCCAAAAGCTGACTGGTCACTGAAATTTGATAAGCTCTTTATGGATAATTTGGGAAAGTATAGAAAGTATCACTTTGATAGGGTCCTCGATCTGTTACGAGCTTTCAGAAACAAATATCATCACTATATGGATATGCCTGAAGAATTGGCAGATATCATGGGGACAATTCCAGATGGGTTTtatcatttttttattgtCAGATTTCCAAATCTGTTGATGGAAACATATctctttgttgaaaaaaatatggCAGATGATCAGGCTATGGTCGAATTCTTTTAA
- the LRP1 gene encoding Lrp1p (similar to Saccharomyces cerevisiae LRP1 (YHR081W); ancestral locus Anc_5.373), which translates to MDEDIAKLKPYLSNLRRSIAELRPEIRKLTKNSLDDQLIQYPKEQQRLELCNTYSYVLNSLVFSYMKLINVKDMSNIMVELNRCKEYMKKANDLKVKLDKKSEGEERRKENAKNAIIGALNGPSISKENFKKQDPESTKFVGKHTKFDTQDKTTIGESLKDRIIDKKKKNTGKISKN; encoded by the coding sequence ATGGACGAAGATATTGCGAAATTAAAACCTTACCTTTCGAATCTAAGGCGCAGCATTGCGGAACTGAGGCCAGAGATAAGAAAACTGACCAAAAATTCACTAGATGATCAGTTGATTCAGTATCCAAAGGAACAGCAACGACTGGAGCTTTGTAACACATACTCATATGTATTAAACTCGCTGGTTTTCTCGTATATGAAACTCATAAATGTGAAGGATATGTCCAATATAATGGTTGAGTTGAATAGGTGTAAAGAGTACATGAAGAAGGCCAATGACCTGAAGGTGAAACTGGATAAGAAGAGCGAGGGTGAGGAAAGACGGAAGGAAAATGCCAAGAACGCAATTATTGGTGCATTGAATGGCCCAAGCATATCCAAAgagaatttcaaaaaacagGATCCAGAGTCGACAAAGTTTGTCGGGAAACACACGAAATTTGATACCCAAGATAAGACTACCATAGGGGAATCTCTGAAGGATCGTATAATagacaagaagaagaaaaacacCGGTaaaatctcaaaaaatTAG